The Mycolicibacterium fluoranthenivorans genomic interval GGCCGGCCAGGGTGAGGCGGGGCTGCGCGGCGCACCGTCGGGCGACCTGTACGTCACCGTGCATGTGCGTCCCGACAAGGTGTTCGGTCGCGACGGTGACGATCTGACGGTCACCGTTCCGGTGAGCTTCCACGAGTTGGCGCTGGGCGCAACGCTTTCCATTCCGACTCTGGAGGGGAAAGTGGGCGTGCGGGTGCCGAAGGGCACCTCGGACGGCCGGATCCTGCGGGTCCGGGGTCGTGGCGTGCCCAAGCGGTCCGGTGGCCACGGCGACCTGTTGGTCACGGTGAAGGTCGCGGTGCCGCCGAGCCTGGAAGGCGAAGCGGCCGAGGCGCTGGAGGCCTATGCCAAGGCCGAACGCGCCAGCGGGTTCGATCCGAGGGCGGGATGGGCGGGGAATCTGTGATGAACATGGAGTCCCGATGAGCAAGCAGAACGATGCTCGCACCTTCCTCATCTCGGTGGCCGCCGAGCTGGCCGGTATGCATGCGCAGACCCTGCGCACCTACGACCGGCTCGGTCTGGTCAGCCCGCAGCGCACCTCCGGGGGTGGCCGCCGCTACTCGCAGCACGATGTCGATCTGCTGCGCGAAGTCCAGCGGCTGTCCCAGGACGAGGGTGTCAACCTGGCCGGGATCAAGCGCATCATCGAGCTGACCAACCAGGTCGAGGCGTTGCAGGCGCGAGTCGCCGAGCTGTCCGCCGAGCTCGACCGGGTGCGCAAGCCGAGCACGGCGGTGGTGCTGTGGCAGCCCGCAGCCGCGCGGCGCCGACATCAGGCCTGATAGCCGAGGCGCTCGCGCACCCAGTCTTTTGGTTGGGGTAACCCGATAAATGGACTAACCCTTTACGAAAACGGTCCAGTCAGGGCAGGATTTGGTACATGGCCGAATCCTCTCCCCAACTGGGCCGTTTTCGTGTGCTCGACGCCAAACCCGTCAACCTCGACGGGTTCAGCGTCACCGCGCCCGAACTCGGGCTGGCCGCCATGCACAGCCCGTTC includes:
- a CDS encoding heat shock protein transcriptional repressor HspR, which gives rise to MSKQNDARTFLISVAAELAGMHAQTLRTYDRLGLVSPQRTSGGGRRYSQHDVDLLREVQRLSQDEGVNLAGIKRIIELTNQVEALQARVAELSAELDRVRKPSTAVVLWQPAAARRRHQA